Proteins from one Deinococcus actinosclerus genomic window:
- the mqnP gene encoding menaquinone biosynthesis prenyltransferase MqnP, producing MSGARVKTFLDLVKFEHTVFALPFAYAGMLLASMQVNGTGWPGWHVLVWVTVAMAAARTAAMGANRVIDRFIDARNPRTAGREVPSGKVSPAQAWALVVVSLVVLVVAAAQLNPLCLALLPLAVVFLIGYPYTKRFTWLCHAWLGVTDGAAAAGGWIAVTGEFAPPAWALWAVVIFWMIGLDVIYATMDRDFDVANGIRSIPARFGISRALRIAAASHALTFALLLLVGVLAGASVWYYLAALAMGGILLFEHRIVNPKDLARVNVAFFDANMWLALTMLAGVVVDVAWRTLT from the coding sequence GTGAGTGGCGCGCGCGTGAAGACGTTCCTGGATCTGGTGAAGTTCGAACACACGGTGTTCGCCCTGCCGTTCGCGTATGCGGGCATGCTGCTGGCGAGCATGCAGGTGAACGGCACGGGCTGGCCCGGATGGCACGTCCTGGTGTGGGTGACGGTGGCGATGGCGGCGGCGCGCACGGCGGCGATGGGAGCCAACCGTGTGATTGACCGCTTCATCGACGCGCGCAATCCGCGCACGGCGGGTCGGGAGGTGCCGAGCGGGAAGGTCAGCCCGGCGCAGGCGTGGGCGCTGGTGGTGGTGAGTCTGGTCGTCCTGGTGGTCGCGGCGGCGCAGCTGAACCCGCTGTGCCTGGCGCTGTTGCCGCTGGCGGTGGTGTTCCTGATCGGCTACCCGTACACGAAGCGCTTCACGTGGCTGTGTCACGCGTGGCTGGGCGTGACGGACGGCGCGGCGGCGGCCGGGGGCTGGATCGCGGTGACCGGGGAGTTCGCGCCGCCCGCGTGGGCGCTGTGGGCCGTCGTGATCTTCTGGATGATCGGTTTGGACGTGATCTACGCGACGATGGACCGGGATTTCGACGTGGCGAACGGTATCAGGAGCATTCCGGCGCGCTTCGGGATTTCGCGGGCGCTGCGGATCGCGGCCGCCAGCCACGCGCTGACGTTCGCGCTTCTGCTCCTCGTGGGCGTGCTGGCGGGCGCGAGCGTCTGGTATTACCTCGCGGCGCTGGCGATGGGCGGCATCCTGCTGTTCGAGCACCGGATCGTGAACCCGAAGGATCTGGCGCGGGTGAACGTGGCGTTCTTCGACGCGAACATGTGGCTGGCGCTGACCATGCTGGCCGGCGTGGTGGTGGACGTGGCGTGGCGCACCCTGACTTGA
- a CDS encoding adenylate/guanylate cyclase domain-containing protein codes for MNESLLPLPGSQPHATPACMVLVDLVGSTLMAQTLDLGSYMALMQEFVQVMILTLEARGGQVLQHQGDAVLAWWPAAQAAQACAAAQEAHIRAGRLALAGHLGQRLRLRAGISSGDVLMGVVGGQMSAYGLPVNYSRRLCDAAQAGQTLICDAVRAQVPQLRSVPCPPLALQGFGPRCTAHRLLDSPESGTRMKVD; via the coding sequence ATGAACGAGTCGCTGCTCCCCCTCCCCGGCTCCCAGCCGCATGCCACCCCGGCCTGCATGGTGCTGGTCGATCTGGTCGGCAGTACGTTGATGGCGCAGACCCTCGACCTGGGCAGTTACATGGCGCTTATGCAGGAATTCGTGCAGGTCATGATCCTGACCCTGGAGGCCCGCGGAGGGCAGGTCCTGCAGCACCAGGGTGACGCCGTACTGGCCTGGTGGCCCGCCGCGCAGGCGGCGCAGGCCTGCGCCGCCGCGCAGGAGGCGCATATCCGTGCCGGGCGGCTGGCGCTGGCCGGGCATCTTGGGCAGCGGCTGCGGCTGCGCGCCGGGATCTCCAGCGGTGACGTGCTGATGGGCGTAGTCGGGGGACAGATGAGTGCCTACGGCTTGCCCGTCAACTACTCTCGCCGCCTGTGTGACGCGGCGCAGGCCGGGCAGACCCTGATCTGCGACGCGGTGCGCGCGCAGGTGCCGCAGCTGCGGTCAGTGCCCTGTCCGCCCCTGGCCCTGCAGGGCTTCGGGCCGCGCTGCACGGCCCACCGTCTCCTGGACAGCCCGGAGTCGGGGACGCGCATGAAAGTTGATTAA
- a CDS encoding response regulator transcription factor, with protein sequence MERKPLVLVIEDEKDIARFIELELAAEGYATEVAFDGVTGLSKFREVNPDLVILDLMLPVLDGLEVARRIRKTSNTPIIILTAKDGIQDKVEGLDSGADDYLIKPFSIEELLARVRAHLRRVNPAVTGEVRVADLVMNLDGREIFRGGRRVELSAKEFELLELLARNPGKVFSRFEIEEKVWPEYTGGSNVVDVYIGYLRRKLEEGGERRLIHTVRGVGYVLREE encoded by the coding sequence ATGGAACGCAAGCCCCTGGTCTTAGTCATCGAGGATGAGAAAGACATCGCTCGATTCATCGAACTTGAACTCGCTGCCGAAGGTTACGCCACGGAGGTCGCCTTCGACGGCGTCACCGGGCTGTCGAAATTCCGTGAAGTCAACCCCGACCTCGTCATCCTGGACCTGATGCTGCCCGTTCTGGACGGCCTGGAAGTCGCGCGGCGCATCCGCAAGACCAGCAACACCCCAATCATCATCCTGACCGCCAAGGACGGCATCCAGGACAAGGTGGAGGGCCTGGATTCCGGCGCCGACGACTACCTCATCAAGCCCTTTTCCATCGAGGAACTGCTTGCCCGCGTGCGCGCCCACCTGCGCCGCGTGAACCCGGCCGTGACCGGCGAGGTGCGCGTGGCCGATCTGGTCATGAACCTCGACGGGCGCGAGATCTTCCGCGGTGGACGCCGCGTGGAACTGTCCGCCAAGGAATTCGAACTGCTCGAACTGCTCGCCCGCAACCCCGGCAAGGTCTTTTCACGCTTCGAGATCGAGGAGAAGGTCTGGCCCGAGTACACCGGCGGCAGCAACGTCGTCGACGTGTATATCGGCTACCTGCGCCGCAAGCTGGAGGAGGGCGGAGAGCGCCGCCTGATTCACACCGTGCGCGGCGTGGGCTACGTCCTGCGCGAGGAGTAA
- a CDS encoding PxKF domain-containing protein translates to MARPHSLTPSRLLLGLSLALATLVPSCAPPAAPNTAPLAGPNGVPRSLTAQQVPDSTFGQNGVVTTDLLERVDEIAQRAVVMADGRIVVAGSAGGGVVTRYLADGTLDPAFGAGGYTLLGPNPLIGLGILSDGRIIVTGASDTDDIQVFRLLSDGTPDQSFGLGGSVTVNLGGRDTPVDLVVQGDGRIVVAAISHDVPTSAITLLRLSAAGQLDTTFGQNGTVQTPLRGSGGAQRLRLDTQGRLIVGGSDFFQVAGESRVYAVVARYLMDGALDPTFGQDGVAYPFAGGPVLALDIQADGRIVIGGVFDDIGFTVARLDAAGTPDWTFGGGTGRADAGASFGGGGLAGLIVRRNGKILAAGTTNYSFSGPARPAWGLAQFEANGQLDTAFGDQGRLTVLTGPGMVQDVTLQSNGRSLVVGGLDPTACTSRCGGLLQMGLARFTPTDGDAATPPADPTPLPPLSAPLTVTASGQSSSSTGAALTVPVGSQPVIETTLGSVITPQRLTGGLSVQSIAPGTPLTGAEVYLDGVGWSPMNAVDGTFDSPSEAVRATLPALTHTGQRTVCVRAVSGLDRSAAGCAPLTVTASYRFGGFLRPVDNLPTVNTVKAGAAIPVKFSLGGNFGLNVLAPGSPVSAAITCDPNALVDPVEQTVTASSSGLQYDPVNGTYTYVWKTDRAWGGSCRQFNLTFADGTVASARFKFSR, encoded by the coding sequence ATGGCCCGCCCACACAGCCTCACCCCGTCCCGTCTGCTGCTCGGCCTCAGCCTTGCCCTGGCCACTCTCGTCCCCAGCTGCGCCCCACCGGCCGCCCCAAACACTGCCCCACTGGCAGGCCCGAACGGTGTGCCCCGCTCCCTGACGGCGCAACAGGTCCCAGACTCCACTTTCGGACAGAACGGCGTGGTCACGACGGATCTGCTGGAGCGTGTCGATGAGATTGCTCAGAGGGCCGTCGTCATGGCTGACGGCCGGATCGTGGTGGCAGGCAGTGCTGGAGGCGGCGTGGTCACCCGGTACCTTGCAGATGGCACCCTGGATCCCGCGTTCGGGGCAGGAGGTTACACGCTGCTCGGCCCGAATCCGCTCATCGGTCTCGGGATCCTGTCTGATGGACGAATTATCGTGACCGGGGCTTCCGATACAGACGATATTCAGGTCTTTCGGTTGCTTAGTGACGGCACCCCCGACCAGAGCTTCGGACTGGGCGGCTCAGTCACGGTCAATCTGGGAGGTCGGGACACTCCTGTTGATCTGGTGGTGCAAGGCGATGGCCGGATAGTGGTTGCCGCCATCTCACACGACGTACCCACGTCAGCCATTACCCTGCTGCGCCTGAGTGCAGCGGGGCAACTGGACACCACGTTTGGCCAGAACGGCACCGTGCAGACACCCCTACGCGGCTCTGGGGGCGCACAACGGCTGCGGTTGGATACGCAGGGCCGGCTTATTGTGGGTGGCAGTGATTTTTTTCAGGTCGCAGGAGAGAGCAGGGTATATGCCGTGGTGGCACGGTATCTGATGGATGGTGCCCTCGACCCCACCTTCGGTCAGGACGGCGTCGCTTACCCCTTTGCGGGTGGGCCGGTATTGGCACTGGACATTCAGGCTGATGGACGGATCGTGATTGGTGGTGTGTTCGATGACATCGGCTTTACTGTCGCGCGTCTTGATGCTGCAGGTACACCTGACTGGACTTTCGGGGGTGGGACGGGCCGCGCCGATGCTGGGGCCAGTTTTGGGGGCGGGGGCCTCGCAGGTCTGATCGTCAGGCGAAACGGCAAGATTCTGGCTGCTGGAACAACCAATTACAGTTTCTCCGGCCCGGCGCGCCCCGCATGGGGACTGGCTCAATTCGAGGCCAATGGACAACTCGACACCGCATTCGGCGACCAGGGGCGCCTGACAGTCCTAACAGGGCCTGGCATGGTTCAGGACGTGACTCTTCAATCCAACGGACGTTCACTGGTCGTCGGCGGCCTGGACCCAACGGCCTGCACTTCCCGGTGTGGAGGTTTGCTACAGATGGGACTGGCCCGCTTTACTCCGACAGATGGGGACGCCGCCACACCGCCGGCTGATCCAACTCCACTACCGCCCCTGAGTGCGCCTCTGACAGTCACGGCATCCGGACAGAGCAGCAGTAGCACAGGAGCAGCCCTGACCGTGCCGGTGGGGAGTCAACCGGTGATTGAGACCACGCTGGGCAGTGTGATCACCCCTCAGCGACTCACCGGGGGACTCTCTGTGCAGTCCATCGCGCCTGGCACGCCGCTTACGGGCGCAGAGGTGTACCTCGATGGCGTGGGCTGGTCACCCATGAACGCCGTGGATGGCACGTTCGACAGTCCGAGCGAGGCCGTGCGGGCAACCCTGCCAGCGCTCACGCACACAGGACAGCGCACAGTGTGCGTCCGGGCCGTGTCCGGACTGGACCGCAGCGCCGCCGGGTGCGCGCCCCTGACGGTGACAGCCAGTTACCGGTTTGGGGGATTCCTGCGGCCAGTGGATAATCTGCCCACCGTCAACACCGTGAAGGCGGGGGCGGCGATTCCGGTGAAGTTCAGCCTGGGGGGGAACTTCGGGCTGAACGTGCTGGCCCCCGGTTCGCCTGTGTCAGCGGCGATCACCTGTGATCCGAACGCGCTGGTCGATCCGGTAGAGCAGACCGTGACCGCCAGCAGCAGTGGCCTGCAGTACGACCCGGTGAACGGCACGTACACGTATGTGTGGAAGACCGACCGGGCGTGGGGCGGCAGTTGCCGGCAGTTCAACCTGACCTTCGCGGACGGCACGGTAGCCAGCGCCCGTTTCAAGTTTTCCAGGTAG
- a CDS encoding ROK family protein produces MTNLTEPLSIGIDVGGTKIASGVLRGDELHDAHMIPTPDTGWESVLDAIAGEVRRLQERHPDARLIGVGIPGPLNADRTRVKFAPNIYGFTDVPMVDGLRDRLGQRVVLENDAKAAALAEAHLGAARGAESSIYVTVSTGIGSGIVLNGRIWRGRHGIAGEIGHITALPGGPVSGAGLDGALEAVASGTAIARDASFALNRDVSTAEAFQLAQQGHPAARRVVGQALRYIGIALADLQKTIDPEVFVIGGGVASVGDYFFHGVQAAADEYAQGFAPVTIRRAQLAGNAGVIGAALAARHG; encoded by the coding sequence ATGACCAACCTGACTGAACCCCTGAGCATCGGCATCGACGTGGGCGGCACCAAGATCGCCAGCGGCGTCCTGCGCGGCGACGAACTGCACGACGCGCACATGATTCCCACCCCGGACACCGGCTGGGAGAGCGTGCTCGACGCCATCGCGGGCGAGGTGCGCCGCCTCCAGGAGCGCCACCCGGACGCCCGCCTGATCGGCGTGGGCATCCCCGGCCCCCTGAACGCGGACCGCACCCGCGTGAAGTTCGCGCCGAACATCTACGGCTTCACCGACGTGCCCATGGTGGACGGCCTGCGCGACCGCCTGGGGCAGCGCGTCGTGCTGGAGAACGACGCCAAGGCCGCCGCGCTCGCCGAGGCGCACCTGGGCGCGGCGCGCGGCGCCGAGAGCAGCATCTACGTGACGGTCAGCACCGGCATCGGCAGCGGCATCGTCCTGAACGGCCGCATCTGGCGCGGCCGGCACGGCATCGCCGGCGAGATCGGGCACATCACGGCCCTGCCGGGCGGCCCGGTCAGCGGCGCGGGCCTGGACGGCGCGCTGGAGGCCGTCGCCAGCGGCACGGCCATCGCCCGTGACGCCAGCTTCGCCCTGAACCGCGACGTGAGCACCGCCGAGGCCTTCCAGCTCGCGCAGCAGGGCCACCCGGCCGCGCGGCGCGTGGTGGGACAGGCGCTGCGCTACATCGGCATCGCGCTGGCGGACCTCCAGAAGACCATCGACCCCGAGGTCTTCGTGATCGGCGGGGGCGTGGCCAGCGTCGGGGACTACTTCTTCCACGGCGTGCAGGCCGCCGCGGACGAGTACGCGCAGGGCTTCGCGCCCGTCACGATCCGCCGCGCGCAGCTCGCCGGAAACGCCGGGGTCATCGGCGCGGCCCTCGCTGCCCGGCACGGGTAA
- a CDS encoding sensor histidine kinase → MTLRWRLTLFYTALLAFLLTGVGVITLYMMRVNLISGIDSDLNTTYKQFVTYLVKPIGPDDQTARIPTDQQQLTAQGNGQFDQIGQAKLLARYYFSNSSLAVEELSFYSRQTLLDDLKAARTPDAKKKLFDYLAGLREDSRRSLAVDINRPITLSDAELDALINSTDGRLRLNRLIADAPNREPTLMRLLVVLGPLTNTEPSRNAGIGQNFQNEPPLSVVYVARSLKTVQSTLDDLRQVVMLLFLTGLFTAGTGAYLLAGQALLPLRRVQRAAERIGGQNLTERVPVPQTGDEVESLATALNAMLGRLEGSFEAQRRFTSDASHELRTPVTAISGHASYLLRRTNPTGQQQESLKIIQSESARLTNLIASLLQLARSDSGALALQRGPILSALFLAEIVRELAPLAQAQQTTLTSVGEDVTFEADADRLKQVLINLVSNALKAGAQTVTLRSERVDADVRLSVQDDGPGIPEDQLERLFDRFYRLEDSRSRDQGGAGLGLSIARGIVDAHGGRIWLDSEVGRGTTAYVQLPVGNVPEFDLDDVP, encoded by the coding sequence ATGACGCTGCGCTGGCGGCTCACGCTCTTCTACACGGCGCTGCTGGCTTTCCTGCTGACCGGGGTGGGGGTCATCACGCTGTACATGATGCGCGTGAACCTGATCAGCGGGATCGACAGCGACCTGAACACGACGTACAAGCAGTTCGTGACGTACCTCGTCAAACCCATCGGCCCGGACGACCAGACGGCCCGCATTCCCACCGATCAGCAGCAGCTGACCGCCCAGGGCAACGGGCAGTTCGACCAGATCGGGCAGGCCAAGCTGCTGGCGCGCTACTACTTCTCAAATTCCAGCCTGGCGGTCGAGGAACTCTCCTTCTACTCCCGTCAGACCCTGCTGGATGACCTGAAGGCCGCGCGGACGCCAGACGCCAAGAAGAAGCTGTTCGACTACCTGGCCGGCCTGCGGGAGGACTCCCGCCGCTCCTTGGCCGTGGACATCAACCGGCCCATCACGCTCAGCGACGCTGAGCTGGACGCCCTGATCAATTCTACGGACGGCCGCCTGCGCCTGAACCGCCTGATTGCCGACGCGCCCAACCGCGAGCCGACCCTCATGCGGCTGCTGGTGGTGCTGGGCCCCCTCACGAACACCGAACCCAGCCGTAACGCGGGGATCGGCCAGAACTTCCAGAACGAACCGCCACTGAGTGTCGTGTACGTGGCCCGCAGCCTGAAGACCGTGCAGAGCACCCTGGATGACCTGCGGCAGGTCGTCATGCTGCTGTTCCTGACGGGACTGTTCACGGCGGGGACCGGCGCGTACCTGCTGGCCGGGCAGGCCCTGTTGCCCCTGCGCCGCGTGCAGCGGGCCGCCGAACGGATCGGCGGGCAGAATCTCACCGAGCGGGTGCCCGTCCCGCAGACCGGCGACGAGGTGGAATCCCTGGCGACCGCGCTGAACGCCATGCTGGGGCGTCTGGAGGGCAGCTTCGAGGCGCAGCGGCGCTTTACCAGCGACGCCAGCCACGAGCTGCGCACGCCGGTCACCGCCATCAGCGGGCACGCCAGTTACCTGCTGCGCCGCACCAATCCCACCGGGCAGCAGCAGGAAAGCCTGAAGATCATCCAGAGCGAATCCGCACGGCTCACGAACCTGATTGCCAGCCTGCTGCAGCTGGCCCGCTCGGACAGCGGGGCGCTGGCCCTGCAGCGCGGGCCGATCCTCTCGGCCCTGTTCCTGGCGGAGATCGTGCGTGAACTCGCGCCGCTCGCGCAGGCCCAGCAGACCACGTTGACCAGCGTGGGCGAGGACGTGACCTTCGAGGCGGACGCGGACCGCCTGAAGCAGGTACTGATCAATCTGGTCAGCAACGCCCTGAAGGCCGGCGCGCAGACGGTGACGCTGCGCAGCGAGCGGGTGGATGCCGACGTGCGCCTCAGCGTGCAGGACGACGGCCCGGGCATTCCCGAGGATCAGCTTGAGCGTCTGTTCGACCGTTTCTACCGTCTGGAGGACAGCCGCAGCCGCGACCAGGGCGGCGCGGGCCTGGGCCTGAGCATCGCGCGCGGCATCGTGGACGCCCACGGCGGGCGCATCTGGCTCGACAGCGAGGTGGGCCGGGGGACCACCGCGTACGTGCAGCTGCCGGTCGGGAACGTGCCGGAATTCGATCTGGACGACGTGCCGTAA